GCAGCGACGTCCCCCGGCCGACCGCCGTCGCGCTGGTCGCTCTGACCGGCGGTTACATGCTCGTCGGCGCGACCCGGCTGGCCACGGACCTGTGGTGAAAGTCTTTGGCACACTGGTGCGATGGCGACCGTTGTGGCATTCCACGCGCACCCCGACGACGAGACGCTGCTGACCGGCGGGACGCTGGCGAGGCTGTCCGCCGCCGGGCACCGGACCGTGATCGTGGTGGCCACCGACGGCCACATGGCCGATCTGGACGGCCGCGAACCGCTGCGGCTCAGCGAGCTGGAGGCGAGCGCGGCAGCGCTCGGCGTGCACCGAGTGGTGCACCTCGGCTACGCCGACAGCGGACACGGTGCGGTGCTGTACGCCGACCCGCCGGACCGGATGCGGTTCGCCCGCGCGGACCCGGAGGAGGCGGCTCGGCGGTTGGCCGCGATCCTGCGCGAGGAGCGCGCCGAGATTCTGCTCAGCTACGACCGCAACGGCGGGTACGGGCACCGCGACCACGTCCGCGTGCACGAAGTGGGCAAGCGCGCGGCCGAACTCGCAGGAGTGTCGCGCGTCCTGGACGCGACCCTGCCGCGTGAGGGTTATACGCGCCTGGTTCATCTGTCGCGGCGGCTGCGGGCCCCCGTGAACTACGACCCGTCGGTCCTCGACTCGCTGTACAGCCCACGCTCGGCGATCACGCACCGCGTCGACGTCGGCGCTCACGCCGCGCAACGGAAGACCGCACTGGCGGCGCACCGCTCGATCCTCGAGGGCTCCAGCCGCTTCGCCACCATCGCGAAGGTGCTCCTGCGCATGCCCACCCCACTTCTCGCCCGGGTGATGCGCTGGGAATGGTATGCCGAAGAAGGCGTCATTTCCGCACCGGCGGTCCCGCTCGACGACATCTTCCGGCCCGCGTCCCGTTGAGCGGTTCCGCCGCTGGGTCGGCGATGGCCGGATACACCGGCTACCCGGATGGTGTTCGGTCGACCCGGGGCTGCGGATCGGCGGGCTCGCGCGGCAACACCACCGTGAAGGTCGCCCCACTCCCGGGTTCGCTGTCCACCGATACCCGTCCGCCGTGGGCGGTGACCAGCGCTTGGACGATGGACAGGCCGAGGCCGGTACCGCCGCTGGCCCGGGTGCGGGAGGCGTCCGCGCGATAGAAGCGTTCGAACACCCGGGCGGCGGCCTCGGGTGACAGGCCGGGTCCCGCGTCGATGACATCGATGCGGACGCGATCGGGCGCGGGTGTGAGTCGCACGGTGATCGCCGCTTCGCGTGGGGTGTGGGTGAGGGCGTTGCCGAGCAGGTTGCCCAGCACCTGGCGCAGGCGGGCCTCGTCGCCGACGACGTCCATGGTGCCCGAGCCGTCGCCCACCACCAGCGTGATCGGCCGGTCCGGCGCGTCGGGTGCGGGTTTCTGGCGGGCGGCGATGGCCCGGGCGTTGTGTACGGCGTCACCGGCGAGCGCGAGCAGGTCGACGGGTCTGCGCTCCAGCGGCCGCTTCTCGTCCAGTCGCGCGAGCAGCAGCAGATCTTCGACCAGCAGGCCCATCCGCTCGGCCTCGGCCTCGATCCGGCCCACCACCATTCCCGCGTCGGTGCTGGCGCCCTGCCGGTACAGCTCGGCGAACCCGCGGATAGTGGTCAGCGGCGTGCGCAGCTCATGGCTGGCATCGGCGACGAAGCGGCGCATCCGCGCCTCCGAACGGCGGGCCGCCTCCTCCGAGGCCTCGGTCGCCGCGACGCCGTGCTGGATCTGCGCGAGCATCTCGTTCAGCGACCGCGCCAGATGGTCGACCTCGGTGTCGACGCCGCGCACCGGGACCCGCCGGTGCAGATCGCCGCCCGCGATCGCCGCGGCGGTCTGCTCCACCTCGCGCAGCGGCCGCAGGCTGCGCCGGATCACCAGGTAGCCGATGGCGCCCAGGGCCAGCAGAGCCGCGGCTCCGGTGCCGATCTCGAAGAAGATCAGCCGCGAGACCGTCTCCTGGTTGTCGGTCAGCGGCAGGCCGACCGTGGTGGAACCGTACTGGTTGGTGGTGGTCAAAACGCGCCAGCGCACCGGGGAACCGTCCGAGGAATCCACCGTGCGCGGGGTATGCGCGTTCGCGCCGTCGAGATCCGGGGTCCCCGCCGCGCTGCCGGCGCCGGGTAGGTCTTGATACACCTGCCCGTCGGCTCCGGTGCGCAGTTCGAAGAACCGGCGCGGCTGCTCGCCCGGCGACCTCGGCGGTACGGGCGCGGCCGGCAAATCGGCCGGAATCCATTGCGTGCGGCCGTCACTGGTCGTCACCTGCCGCATCGGCCGCGGCTCCGCCCAGGACCGGGCCGCGTCGTAGAGCTGCTCGTCGGTGCGTTGGGTCAGCGACCGGCTCAGCGCCGAGGTCACCGCCGCGCCCGACGCGAACAGCGCCGCTGTCGTCAGCAGCAGCAGCACGATCACCAGCCCTACCCGCAGCGGGACCGCCGAGATCCGCCGCGCGAGTTTCTCCCGTACGCTCACGCCCGGCTCGCCTGTGGTTCACGCAGCACGTATCCCACGCCGCGGAGCGTGTGCAGCAGTTTCGGTTCGGTGGTGTCGACCTTGCGCCGCAGATACGACACGTACGACTCGACGACGCCCGCGTCGCCGCCGAAGTCGTAGCGCCACACGTGGTCGAGGATCTTCGGCTTACTCAGCACCTTGCCCGCGTTGACCATGAAGTACCGCAGCAGGGTGAACTCGGTCGGCGACAGCGACACCGGCACGCCCGCCTTCCACACCTCGTGGCTGTCGTCGTCGAGCACCAGATCGCCGACCGTCATCCGGTTGACGCCCGCCTCGGCGGACTGTCTTCCGCTGCGGCGCAAGATGACCCGCAGGCGCGCGATGACCTCCTCCAGGCTGAACGGCTTGGTGACGTAGTCGTCCGCACCGAGGGTGAGCCCGGTGAGCTTGTCGTCGACGTCGTCGCGGGCGGTGAGGAACAGCACGGGCGCGGTGACCCCGTCGGCGCGCAGCCGCCGCAGCATCCCGAATCCGTCCATGCCGGGCATCATCACGTCCACGATCAGCGCGTCCGGCCGGAGTCCGCGCACCCGGTCCAGCGCCTCGGTTCCGCTGAGCGCGGTGGCCACCTCGAAGCCCTGGAACCGCAGGCTGACCGCGAGCAGTTCGATGATCATGGGTTCGTCGTCCACGATGAGGACGCGGGCTTCGGGTTCGGTACCGGTCATGCACCCATGGTTACGCTGCGAGCCCTGAGCAATCTGCGAGCAAGCTGGATGTTTCCTGTGAACGCGTCGACCGTCGCGTGTGCTGCGGCCCGGGCGGCGCGGCTTGCTGCTGCCGCTGCCACCCATGATGCACAACCGGCTACGCGTGCCGAGCGGGGTGGTCCGTCTGAACGGCTCGGTCACAGACCGAACAGCAATGCCCCGGCCGATGTCGGTGCTCGACGTCAGGGCGGCCCCCAGCGGAGCGTCGATGGGTGGCGGCGTCGCAGGCCATGCCCCGGACGG
Above is a genomic segment from Nocardia sputorum containing:
- a CDS encoding PIG-L deacetylase family protein produces the protein MATVVAFHAHPDDETLLTGGTLARLSAAGHRTVIVVATDGHMADLDGREPLRLSELEASAAALGVHRVVHLGYADSGHGAVLYADPPDRMRFARADPEEAARRLAAILREERAEILLSYDRNGGYGHRDHVRVHEVGKRAAELAGVSRVLDATLPREGYTRLVHLSRRLRAPVNYDPSVLDSLYSPRSAITHRVDVGAHAAQRKTALAAHRSILEGSSRFATIAKVLLRMPTPLLARVMRWEWYAEEGVISAPAVPLDDIFRPASR
- a CDS encoding response regulator transcription factor, whose protein sequence is MTGTEPEARVLIVDDEPMIIELLAVSLRFQGFEVATALSGTEALDRVRGLRPDALIVDVMMPGMDGFGMLRRLRADGVTAPVLFLTARDDVDDKLTGLTLGADDYVTKPFSLEEVIARLRVILRRSGRQSAEAGVNRMTVGDLVLDDDSHEVWKAGVPVSLSPTEFTLLRYFMVNAGKVLSKPKILDHVWRYDFGGDAGVVESYVSYLRRKVDTTEPKLLHTLRGVGYVLREPQASRA
- a CDS encoding sensor histidine kinase; the encoded protein is MSVREKLARRISAVPLRVGLVIVLLLLTTAALFASGAAVTSALSRSLTQRTDEQLYDAARSWAEPRPMRQVTTSDGRTQWIPADLPAAPVPPRSPGEQPRRFFELRTGADGQVYQDLPGAGSAAGTPDLDGANAHTPRTVDSSDGSPVRWRVLTTTNQYGSTTVGLPLTDNQETVSRLIFFEIGTGAAALLALGAIGYLVIRRSLRPLREVEQTAAAIAGGDLHRRVPVRGVDTEVDHLARSLNEMLAQIQHGVAATEASEEAARRSEARMRRFVADASHELRTPLTTIRGFAELYRQGASTDAGMVVGRIEAEAERMGLLVEDLLLLARLDEKRPLERRPVDLLALAGDAVHNARAIAARQKPAPDAPDRPITLVVGDGSGTMDVVGDEARLRQVLGNLLGNALTHTPREAAITVRLTPAPDRVRIDVIDAGPGLSPEAAARVFERFYRADASRTRASGGTGLGLSIVQALVTAHGGRVSVDSEPGSGATFTVVLPREPADPQPRVDRTPSG